In Methanooceanicella nereidis, the sequence GGGACTTGGCGGAGGGGGGCTGGCAGTCTCCGTGCAGACCAATTTTTTTAAGACGCCCATAAAGAACGCGATAGCCAACTCCATGGGCACTATTGCCATAGCTTCCACCATAGGCGCCATATTATATTTCATGTTTTCAGGCACGCTATTCGACGCAGAGGAAGCCTTGATCATAACAGCCATGACTGTCCCGGGGGCTGTGATAGGCGCCAGGATAAGCGCAGGTGCGGCTGACATGCTTAAAACTAAATATATCAGGTATGCATTTAATCTAACGTTGCTATATATCGCCTATAGCATGATAACGCGCGGCCTGGGCTGGTAAAATGATAGTGATAAAGTTAGGGGGCAGCCTTTTTGATGAGGCTCCCGGATTATTGAATAAGATAAAAGACCTCGACGCTGATATTTTAGTCGTTCCCGGGGGCGGTGAATTCGCGAATATCGTCAGGGATATTGACAGGAAATATTCGCTTTCGGATGACGCAGCACACTGGATGGCAATTCTCGCCATGAACGAGTACGCTTTTTACCTTTCCGATAAAACAGGGATACCGTTAAGGGACTCTATAAGCAGTGAGAGCGGTGTCCGGATATTGCTGCCCTATGAGATGATCAAGGAAAATGACGAACTCCCCCATTCCTGGGACGTTACGTCGGACACGATAGCCGCATGGATAGCTCACATGGCTGGCGCGCGGCTTATCAAGGCCACTGATGTGGACGGAATTTTTGTGAACGGCAAATTACTGGACAGGGCCGGGGCATCCGATATCAAAAAAATGAAAGAGACATGCGTCGACCTTGCGCTGCCGGGATACCTTATTAAATACGGGATGGACGTGACAGTGGTTAACGGACATTACCCGCAAAGGGTCATTGACGCCATTGACGGTAAAATGACCATAGGGACAGTCATAGAAGGAAAATGAATAAAAGAAGTAAAAATTTAGAAAAAGAAAAGGATCAATCGTTTTCGTCGTCGGCTTCGTCAGAGTAGTCGATGCCGCCTGCAAGCACTGCAGCTATCGAATCGATGCCGTCCACGCCTTCAGCCACGAACGACGGGGGGATCTTATCGAGGACTTTTTCACTGTCAAATGCCTTTCCTGAAAGGACCAGCGCGCCGGCCTTACCAACGAGCTCGAACGCCTTATCAAGATCTTCCTTCTCTTCTGCCTTTGCCGCTTCAAGGATCAATTTTTCAGGGTTGTCCTTTTCGTTAAAGTCTCCCTCGACAAAATATTCGGCTGCTGCGAACACGCCTACCAGGGCGGACTGGACGGACTCTACCATCATGTCCTTATCATCGTCCATCGGCTCGACTTTCTGGAGGACTATCTCCTTCATCATCTGGAGGTTTGCTGCAGCATCCTCTTTAGATATCATTCCGCGCTGCAGTTTTCCGGTGATCTTACAGATCGCAAGTATTACGTCCTCTTCCATGTCGAGGAACACTATACCCTCTCTTCCGAGACCCTCTGCGTTGGGATCTATCTTGAACTTGCTCTCCTTCACCTGGTTAATCCAGTTGTTCCACCTTTCCTCTGAGTAAAACGTGATCATTGTTATCTCCAGTGCCTAATTTGTTAGATATATCGACTAATTAAAAAGATTTTCGGTATGCCATTTAAGGGATTATGAACACTATTGTGACTTTGGCCTTAATTGTTTACCTATTTTTTGGTCCAGTATTGTTATAAATTCATCTTCTTTTCCGAAGGGTATGGTAGCCCCGGCGGCTATATCATGGCCGCCCCCGGCGCCGCCGACCTCATCTGCGGACTCCCCGATAGCTTTCGCGAGATTCAGCCCCCTCAGTATAAGGTCATGGTTACCTCTGCCGGACACCTTGATCCCTTCTTCCGAGTTTGCGAAACCTATTATCGGCATGTCCCTGCGCACGCAGTCAAGGCTCGAGCTCATCCCTGCTATGATGCCCACTATCGTTTCCCGTATTTCCTTTTTCGCATGGAAGTACTGTAAGTTCTCAAGACGCGTCACGCCTTTATCCATGACGTAGTTGAGGCCGTTCACAAGATTTCGGCGGTGCTGCTCTAAAAGGTCTCGCGCATAGTTAAATGCATCGCCCCTGTCGCCCATGCATACTGCCAGGCCTATATCCGCATGATCATATCTCGCGGTAGCGTTCAGCAGGGTAGAGTATTCCGAAGCGTCCCTTAATTCAGTTCCGGGTTCTTCCTTAAGAAGCGTATATACATCCCCTATGAGCCTTTGCACCTTATACGGCTGCATCCCGCACGACAGACAATACTGTATAAGTTTTGAGGTGACGGTCTTCTTTTCCTGCGGGCTCAGGTCTATCCATCTCCTCCATGTATCCGTCCTGACATGTACGCCCGCATTTTCCAGGAACGCTATACATGAGTCCTCGCTTCCGCTTAGCCCGGGGATGAACGGGTCCGAGCTATACTGTAAAAGTTTGAATATCGGCCTCGTCTGCCTGCCAAAGAGCTTAAGATCCTTCTCAAAAAAAAGATATCCGTGCTCTTTGCCCATTTCGAGTATCTGCCTGTTGACTCCGACCAGAGCATTATTACGCATATCCTGAAGGTCGCCGACAGCGCCCACAATGGCCAGCGACGAAAGATCGACGTTGTCGCCGAGTTTCATGGCGAGGATAAACGACATTCCCGCCCCGCATATGTCCGTGGCGCCATTAAGCCCGTGAAGGTGGGGGTTCAGATGATATTCGTACTCGACCGGCCTTGGCTGATGATGGTCTGCAATAACTGCGGGTATGCCGAGCGCTACTATCTCGTCCAGCGCTCCGCTCCCCAGGTCGGTAAATATAACGAGCTTTCCCGGGCAATTATCCGCGATGTTTTTTAAAGCGGCGCTATCGAGCTTTTTTTCGAAACGTGTGGTGTATGGCTTTCCCATCCTTTTTAGTGCGGTACACATTATGCCGGCTGACGTAAGGCCGTCCGCATCTATATGGGAGACTACGACCACTTCCTTGCTCGATCTTATCAGGTCCGCGCACTTTTCGGCGGTATTGCTAAATCGTTCCATCGTAACGCCATTGACGTTAGAGCTTAATACATATTACCTTTGCGGACGCTGAAAATATTAAAGATCTATTAAAAATTCTGGATAGAATATAGGACTAAAAGACCAATATGTTCCCACAATTAAGCTTAAAAGGGCTCGAAGGAACACCAAACTGCTAACCACAAAGCGCACAAAGGCGAACAAGGAACACAAAACTGCCAACAACAAAGCGCACAAAGGCGAACAAGGAACACAAAACTGCCAACAACAAAGCGCACAAAGGCGAACAAGGAACACAAAGGACCTTTTTAGATAAGCATATTTTAAAAAATATTAGTGTACCTTAATCGCCTTCGTGCGCTTTGTGGTTAACAACTTAGTGTACCTTAATCGCCTTCGTGCGCTTCGTGGTTAACAAAATTAAAATTAATTATTCTAGAGCCCTGCGAAGAGCGGCACAAGCACCATCACGAGCAGCGACAATACGATGCCGCTTATGAAGGCTATCACGCTCATTTCACTGCCGGCGTACTTCACGACCACGGGAAGCGTAGTATCCATCGATGTCGCGCCGCCGGGCGCTATCGCAGAGATCTTGCCCAGATATTTTACGACGACAGGCACGAGCATGAACGCGAGCACTTCCCTGAAAACGTTCGACAGCAGAGCCATCGTGCCGATGTCTGCGCCGACCAGCGACGTAAGCATGACGCCGGAAAGAGTATACCAGCCGAATCCTGCGCCAATGGCCATGGCATACGTCGGAGCAACGTTGGTGACACAGCTTATGCATAGCGCCCCGACTATGCTGCCCGCCGCGATAAATAGCGGCAGTAAGACTATCTTGATGCCCATGCGTTTGATCTCCGCGGCCACGGTCTTGTTCTGGCTCATGTCCACGCCTATCACGAACATCAGCATGCACAGCATGACAGTGAGCAGGGTATCCAGGTACGGCGTGAAAAAGCAGGGTATGAGATCAAACACTCCCAGCAATATGCCAAGCGCAAGGGCGAACAGTATGATAAGTATCATTTTGCCACGCTCCTGACGATGAACTTATCAAAAATGAACGCGAACAGTATGCTTCCCGCCACGGCGCCCAGGGTGATCAATAGCGCGTTGAGACCATATGACCCGAGGTTGGATATGACCATATCGTTCATTCCGGTCTTGATCCCCATTAGCAGTATAAGGACGAATACAAGGCCAGTCATTATTTTTGATACCCATTTCTTTTCCTTTTCCGAAAATGATCCTTTTCCCAGGCCTGCTAATATGCCCGCGATAAGGGAGATTATGAGAAGTCCGACTGAAATGAGCATCTGGTCAATCATGTAGCGGTAAACATGCACTAAAGTAGTATTTAAATTTAGCTTTTGTCCGATAAATACATGAATGTCGATGGAATAGATACCTGAGGCTTAAAAAAAGGGATTTGATGCCCTCTGTAGGGTGATTCCGGCAGGTTAAAAATAAGAAATTTATTTATAGAAGTACATTCCTACAAATAGACCAAACTATATTTTGGAGGTATGAAGTTGGCCAATCAGCAGGCTGGCGGTCAGCCAGTTTACATAATGAGAGAAGGAACAAGTCGCTCAAGAGGCAGAGAGGCTCAAGCTTATAACATCATGGCAGCCAGGGCGGTTGCAGAAGCAGTAAAATCGACCCTGGGCCCGAAGGGAATGGATAAGATGCTCGTCGACTCGATGGGCAGCACTGTTGTCACGAACGACGGTGTGACCATCCTTAAAGAGATGGACATCGATCATCCGGCAGCAAAGATGGTCATAGAAGTGGCCAAGACCCAGGATGATGAGGTCGGGGACGGTACCACTACAGCAGTGATACTTACCGGAGAGCTTTTAAGAAGGGCAGAGGAGCTCATCGACCAGGAGATCCACCCGACATCAATAGCCCACGGATACAGGCTTGCAGCGGAGAAATCCCAGGAGCTTCTTAAGACGATCGCAGTCCCCATCAAGAAGGAGGACAAGAAGTTCCTTAAGAGGATAGCGTTCACGGCATTGACCGGCAAGGGCGCGGAGGCCATCGGAGATAAGCTTTCCGACCTGGCAGTCGATGCGGTCCTGGCAGTAGAGGAAGAGGGCGTTGTCGATACCAACAATATACATGTCGTTAAGAAGGCAGGCCAGGGAGTGCTCGCTTCCGAGATGGTCGAGGGCATGATCATCAACAAGACCAGGCTTAACGAGAACATGCCAAAGCAGGTAAAGAACGCGAAGATCCTGCTACTGAACGTGCCGCTCGAGGTCAAGAAGACCGAGGTCGATGCGAGCATTAAGATAACCTCGCCGACCCAGATGAAATCTTTCCTGGAACAGGAAGAGGCTATACTTAAGAAGAAAGTGGATATCATCAAAAAGAGCGGGGCTAATGTCCTGTTCAGC encodes:
- a CDS encoding amino acid kinase family protein — translated: MIVIKLGGSLFDEAPGLLNKIKDLDADILVVPGGGEFANIVRDIDRKYSLSDDAAHWMAILAMNEYAFYLSDKTGIPLRDSISSESGVRILLPYEMIKENDELPHSWDVTSDTIAAWIAHMAGARLIKATDVDGIFVNGKLLDRAGASDIKKMKETCVDLALPGYLIKYGMDVTVVNGHYPQRVIDAIDGKMTIGTVIEGK
- a CDS encoding DUF2150 family protein; translated protein: MITFYSEERWNNWINQVKESKFKIDPNAEGLGREGIVFLDMEEDVILAICKITGKLQRGMISKEDAAANLQMMKEIVLQKVEPMDDDKDMMVESVQSALVGVFAAAEYFVEGDFNEKDNPEKLILEAAKAEEKEDLDKAFELVGKAGALVLSGKAFDSEKVLDKIPPSFVAEGVDGIDSIAAVLAGGIDYSDEADDEND
- a CDS encoding single-stranded-DNA-specific exonuclease RecJ is translated as MERFSNTAEKCADLIRSSKEVVVVSHIDADGLTSAGIMCTALKRMGKPYTTRFEKKLDSAALKNIADNCPGKLVIFTDLGSGALDEIVALGIPAVIADHHQPRPVEYEYHLNPHLHGLNGATDICGAGMSFILAMKLGDNVDLSSLAIVGAVGDLQDMRNNALVGVNRQILEMGKEHGYLFFEKDLKLFGRQTRPIFKLLQYSSDPFIPGLSGSEDSCIAFLENAGVHVRTDTWRRWIDLSPQEKKTVTSKLIQYCLSCGMQPYKVQRLIGDVYTLLKEEPGTELRDASEYSTLLNATARYDHADIGLAVCMGDRGDAFNYARDLLEQHRRNLVNGLNYVMDKGVTRLENLQYFHAKKEIRETIVGIIAGMSSSLDCVRRDMPIIGFANSEEGIKVSGRGNHDLILRGLNLAKAIGESADEVGGAGGGHDIAAGATIPFGKEDEFITILDQKIGKQLRPKSQ
- a CDS encoding lysine exporter LysO family protein, giving the protein MILIILFALALGILLGVFDLIPCFFTPYLDTLLTVMLCMLMFVIGVDMSQNKTVAAEIKRMGIKIVLLPLFIAAGSIVGALCISCVTNVAPTYAMAIGAGFGWYTLSGVMLTSLVGADIGTMALLSNVFREVLAFMLVPVVVKYLGKISAIAPGGATSMDTTLPVVVKYAGSEMSVIAFISGIVLSLLVMVLVPLFAGL
- a CDS encoding LysO family transporter, whose protein sequence is MIDQMLISVGLLIISLIAGILAGLGKGSFSEKEKKWVSKIMTGLVFVLILLMGIKTGMNDMVISNLGSYGLNALLITLGAVAGSILFAFIFDKFIVRSVAK
- the thsA gene encoding thermosome subunit alpha, producing the protein MKLANQQAGGQPVYIMREGTSRSRGREAQAYNIMAARAVAEAVKSTLGPKGMDKMLVDSMGSTVVTNDGVTILKEMDIDHPAAKMVIEVAKTQDDEVGDGTTTAVILTGELLRRAEELIDQEIHPTSIAHGYRLAAEKSQELLKTIAVPIKKEDKKFLKRIAFTALTGKGAEAIGDKLSDLAVDAVLAVEEEGVVDTNNIHVVKKAGQGVLASEMVEGMIINKTRLNENMPKQVKNAKILLLNVPLEVKKTEVDASIKITSPTQMKSFLEQEEAILKKKVDIIKKSGANVLFSQKSIEDMVAHYLGKEGILAFKSVSESDMKKISKAIGGRIVTKLEEIDTKKDLGTAGIVEERRVGGEDSMLFIEKCKNPKAVSVLLRGGTDTLLDELERALHDSIRVVGVAVEDKMIVPGGGAPEIELGLRLKQYAASIGGREQLAVEAFANSLDIIPRTLAENAGLDPIDMLVALRSKHESKNGKNFGLNVYIGKPEDMIKEGVIEPLRVKKQALGSAAEAAIMILRIDDVIASAGPSEQEIMEAQAAAQAQMRAGGMGGMGGMGGMGF